One genomic region from Pseudoduganella lutea encodes:
- a CDS encoding CvpA family protein — MTIPAVTIFDYVVLFVLGTSTIVSLLRGLVKEMLSLLGWVVAFVLANAYAGELAAMLPPAIPGEVVRLIVAFLALFIGVRILMGLLSMAVSALVEAGGMSLADRGLGGLFGLGRGLVIVLAGVILCGMTSIPQQDFWREALFSPYAETGVRTVKPFLPAAVAQHVQF; from the coding sequence GTGACGATTCCCGCTGTAACGATCTTTGACTACGTGGTGCTGTTCGTGCTGGGCACTTCCACCATCGTCAGCCTGCTGCGCGGCCTGGTGAAGGAAATGCTGTCGCTGCTGGGCTGGGTCGTGGCCTTTGTGCTTGCCAACGCCTACGCCGGCGAACTGGCCGCCATGCTGCCGCCGGCGATCCCCGGCGAGGTGGTGCGGCTGATCGTCGCGTTCCTGGCACTCTTCATCGGCGTGCGCATTCTGATGGGTTTGCTGTCGATGGCCGTGTCGGCCCTCGTCGAGGCCGGCGGCATGTCGCTGGCCGACCGTGGCCTCGGCGGGCTGTTCGGCCTGGGGCGCGGCCTTGTAATCGTGCTGGCGGGCGTCATATTGTGCGGCATGACGTCGATCCCGCAGCAGGACTTCTGGCGGGAAGCATTGTTTTCCCCCTATGCGGAAACGGGCGTGCGCACCGTGAAACCGTTCCTTCCCGCTGCCGTGGCGCAGCATGTGCAATTTTAG
- the purF gene encoding amidophosphoribosyltransferase: MCGIVGVVSHQPVNQLLYDALLLLQHRGQDAAGIATNHSSMFSMHKANGLVRDVFRTRNMRSLMGNSGIGHCRYPTAGSSSEEEAQPFYVNAPFGITLAHNGNLTNWEQLKTEMFKNDRRHINTDSDSEVLLNVLAHEIMRATTGYSLDAGTLFEAVTVLNRRVQGGYAAVAQIADVGLLGFRDPHGIRPLCLGINETENGTEYMLASESVALEGAGFRFVRDVEPGEAVFVDADNKLHARICADNPSLNPCVFEYVYLARPDSVIDGASVYSTRLKMGEYLADKIKREGLADDIDVVMPIPDSSRPAAIQLALRLGKEYREGFIKNRYIGRTFIMPGQALRKKSVRQKLNAIGDEFKGKNVLLVDDSIVRGTTSREIVQMARDSGAKKVIFASAAPPVLYPNVYGIDMPTRDELIAHGRTVDEVCKEITADALVYQDLEDLKKAISDVNPALTSFEASCFDGKYITGDISADYLDRIEQARHNPKEKVEDAARNHLNLNAATTEA; encoded by the coding sequence ATGTGTGGCATTGTCGGCGTCGTTTCCCATCAACCTGTCAACCAGCTGCTGTATGACGCGCTGCTGCTGTTGCAGCATCGCGGCCAGGATGCGGCCGGTATCGCAACGAATCACAGCAGCATGTTCTCGATGCACAAGGCCAACGGCCTCGTGCGTGACGTGTTCCGCACCCGGAACATGCGTTCGCTGATGGGCAATTCGGGCATCGGCCACTGCCGCTACCCCACGGCCGGCTCGTCGTCGGAAGAGGAAGCGCAACCGTTCTACGTCAACGCGCCGTTCGGCATCACGCTGGCGCACAACGGCAACCTGACGAACTGGGAACAGCTCAAGACGGAGATGTTCAAGAACGATCGCCGCCACATCAACACGGACTCCGATTCGGAAGTGCTGCTGAACGTGCTGGCGCACGAGATCATGCGCGCCACGACCGGGTATTCGCTGGATGCGGGCACGCTGTTCGAGGCCGTCACGGTACTGAACCGCCGCGTGCAGGGTGGCTATGCGGCCGTGGCGCAGATCGCCGATGTCGGCCTGCTGGGCTTCCGCGATCCGCACGGCATCCGTCCGCTGTGCCTGGGCATCAACGAGACCGAGAACGGCACCGAATACATGCTGGCGTCGGAATCCGTGGCGCTCGAAGGCGCCGGCTTCCGCTTCGTGCGTGACGTGGAGCCGGGCGAAGCCGTGTTCGTCGACGCCGACAACAAGCTGCATGCCCGCATCTGCGCCGACAATCCGTCGCTGAACCCGTGCGTGTTCGAATACGTGTACCTGGCGCGGCCCGATTCCGTGATCGACGGCGCCTCCGTCTACAGCACCCGCCTGAAGATGGGCGAATACCTGGCCGACAAGATCAAGCGCGAAGGCCTGGCCGACGACATCGACGTCGTCATGCCGATCCCCGACTCGTCGCGCCCGGCCGCGATCCAGCTGGCGCTGCGCCTCGGCAAGGAATACCGCGAGGGCTTCATCAAGAACCGCTACATCGGCCGCACCTTCATCATGCCGGGCCAGGCGCTGCGCAAGAAATCGGTGCGCCAGAAGCTGAACGCGATCGGCGACGAATTCAAGGGCAAGAACGTGCTGCTGGTCGATGACTCGATCGTGCGCGGCACCACCAGCCGCGAGATCGTGCAGATGGCCCGCGACTCCGGCGCGAAGAAGGTGATCTTCGCCTCGGCAGCGCCGCCGGTGCTGTACCCGAACGTGTACGGCATCGACATGCCGACCCGCGACGAGCTGATCGCCCATGGCCGCACCGTTGACGAAGTGTGCAAGGAAATCACGGCGGACGCGCTGGTCTACCAGGACCTGGAAGACCTGAAGAAGGCGATCTCGGACGTCAATCCCGCACTGACGAGTTTTGAAGCGTCGTGCTTCGACGGCAAGTACATCACGGGCGACATCTCGGCCGATTATCTGGACCGCATCGAGCAAGCGCGCCACAATCCGAAAGAAAAAGTCGAGGACGCCGCGCGCAACCACCTGAACCTGAATGCGGCCACGACCGAAGCGTAA
- a CDS encoding cystathionine gamma-synthase family protein, with translation MNDKKNYGFTTTILHGDRQKSIEQGSLHKPVHTSVAFGYTDARQLASVFQGREPGFRYGRQGNPTVSALEEKVTKMEDGVATLCFATGMGAIGAVFQALLRAGDHVVSSSFLFGNTNSLWQTVAGQGVAVDFVDATDVANVEAALKDTTRIVFVETIANPRTQIADLERIGALCAAKGILYIVDNTMTTPYLFRPKAVGAGLVINSLTKSIAGHGNALGGSLTDTGAYDWSRYPNIFENYKKAAPAMWGITQVRAKGLRDFGASLGPEAAHHIAVGAETLALRMERTCANARALAEMLEADPRVAAVHYPGLPSHPQHGIATDLFKAYGSLFSFELRDGIDCFDYLNRLKIAVPASNLGDTRTLVIPVAHTIFYEMGAERRASMGIAESLIRVSVGIEETDDLVDDFRKALDA, from the coding sequence ATGAACGACAAGAAAAACTACGGTTTCACCACCACGATCCTGCACGGCGACCGCCAGAAGAGCATCGAGCAAGGGTCGCTGCACAAGCCTGTCCACACGTCCGTCGCGTTCGGTTACACCGATGCGCGCCAGCTGGCCTCCGTATTCCAGGGCCGCGAGCCGGGCTTCCGCTATGGCCGCCAGGGGAACCCGACCGTGTCGGCGCTGGAAGAAAAAGTCACCAAGATGGAAGACGGCGTCGCCACGCTGTGCTTCGCCACCGGCATGGGGGCCATTGGCGCCGTGTTCCAGGCGCTGCTGCGTGCCGGCGATCACGTGGTCTCGTCGTCCTTCCTGTTCGGCAATACCAACTCGCTGTGGCAGACGGTCGCCGGGCAGGGCGTCGCCGTCGATTTCGTCGATGCGACCGATGTCGCCAACGTCGAAGCCGCGCTGAAGGACACCACGCGCATCGTGTTCGTGGAAACGATCGCCAATCCGCGCACCCAGATCGCGGACCTGGAACGCATCGGCGCGCTGTGCGCGGCAAAGGGCATCCTGTACATCGTCGACAACACGATGACCACGCCTTACCTGTTCCGTCCGAAAGCGGTTGGCGCCGGCCTCGTCATCAATTCGCTGACGAAATCGATCGCCGGCCATGGCAACGCGCTGGGCGGCAGCCTGACCGATACCGGCGCCTACGACTGGAGCCGCTACCCGAACATCTTCGAGAACTACAAGAAAGCCGCGCCGGCGATGTGGGGCATCACGCAGGTTCGCGCCAAGGGCCTGCGCGACTTCGGTGCCTCGCTGGGGCCGGAAGCGGCGCACCACATCGCCGTCGGTGCCGAAACGCTGGCGCTGCGCATGGAGCGCACCTGCGCCAACGCCAGGGCGCTGGCCGAGATGCTGGAAGCCGATCCGCGCGTGGCCGCCGTGCACTATCCCGGCTTGCCCTCGCACCCGCAGCATGGCATCGCGACCGACCTGTTCAAGGCCTATGGTTCGCTGTTCAGTTTTGAACTGCGGGACGGCATCGACTGCTTCGACTACCTGAACCGGCTGAAGATCGCCGTGCCCGCCTCGAACCTGGGTGACACCCGCACGCTGGTGATCCCGGTTGCGCACACGATCTTCTACGAGATGGGGGCCGAGCGCCGCGCCTCGATGGGGATCGCCGAATCGCTGATCCGCGTTTCCGTGGGCATCGAGGAGACCGACGACCTGGTGGACGATTTCCGCAAGGCGCTGGATGCATGA
- the lexA gene encoding transcriptional repressor LexA — translation MIKLTARQEQILNLIRDAIDTTGFPPTRAEIAAELGFKSANAAEEHLKALARKGAIEITAGTSRGIRLLGDRGVRAAGPSAPAGTPGSAHATDYMPQVPAALLMQLPLIGRVAAGSPILAQENLEKTYSVDPALFSAKPDFLLKVRGESMRDVGIMDGDLLAVKKVDSAKNGQIVVARIGSEVTVKRYRRTGATIELLPENPDFKIITVKPEDEFALEGLAVGLLRAWH, via the coding sequence ATGATCAAGCTCACCGCAAGGCAGGAACAAATTCTCAACCTGATCAGGGATGCCATCGATACCACCGGCTTCCCGCCAACCCGCGCCGAGATCGCCGCCGAGTTGGGATTCAAGTCGGCCAATGCGGCCGAAGAGCACCTGAAGGCGCTCGCGCGCAAAGGTGCGATCGAAATCACGGCTGGCACGTCGCGCGGCATTCGCCTGCTGGGCGACCGTGGCGTGCGGGCGGCGGGGCCTTCTGCGCCCGCGGGCACGCCGGGCAGTGCGCATGCAACCGATTACATGCCGCAGGTGCCCGCGGCGCTGCTGATGCAACTGCCGCTGATTGGCCGCGTGGCTGCCGGTTCGCCGATCCTGGCGCAGGAAAACCTGGAAAAAACCTACAGCGTCGACCCGGCCCTGTTCTCCGCGAAACCCGATTTCCTGCTGAAGGTGCGTGGCGAATCGATGCGCGACGTGGGCATCATGGATGGCGACCTGCTGGCGGTCAAGAAGGTCGATAGCGCCAAGAATGGCCAGATCGTCGTGGCCCGCATCGGCAGCGAAGTCACCGTGAAGCGCTACCGCCGCACCGGCGCCACGATCGAGCTGCTGCCGGAGAATCCGGACTTCAAGATCATCACCGTGAAGCCCGAAGATGAATTCGCGCTGGAAGGCCTCGCGGTCGGCTTGCTGCGCGCCTGGCACTGA
- the rpsF gene encoding 30S ribosomal protein S6, protein MRHYEIVFIVHPDQSEQVPAMIERYKASVTSRGGNVHRVEDWGRRQMAYSIQKLAKAHYICLNIECDNDTLVELETAFKFNDAVLRHLTVKMKKAETAPSPMMKSVQREDAAKSHRAEAAAAPAAAAA, encoded by the coding sequence ATGCGTCACTACGAAATCGTATTTATCGTCCATCCGGACCAGAGCGAGCAAGTGCCCGCGATGATCGAACGTTACAAGGCCAGCGTCACGTCGCGCGGCGGTAACGTCCACCGCGTGGAAGACTGGGGCCGCCGTCAAATGGCGTACTCGATCCAGAAACTGGCCAAGGCACACTACATCTGCCTGAACATCGAGTGCGACAACGACACGCTGGTCGAACTGGAAACCGCGTTCAAATTCAATGATGCCGTGCTGCGTCACCTGACCGTCAAGATGAAGAAAGCGGAAACCGCTCCTTCGCCGATGATGAAGTCGGTCCAGCGTGAAGACGCCGCCAAGAGCCACCGCGCTGAAGCCGCGGCCGCTCCGGCAGCTGCTGCAGCCTAA
- the priB gene encoding primosomal replication protein N, with product MNELKFTGLITEREVIRFTPAGLPIVNAVLQHSSQQIEAGIARLTEFEIAAVAAGEISGRFSSAPLGGAYEFSGFLARKSRNSKSLVFHIIDFRAA from the coding sequence CTGAACGAGCTGAAGTTCACTGGCCTGATCACCGAGCGGGAAGTCATACGTTTCACCCCCGCCGGGCTGCCGATCGTGAATGCAGTATTGCAGCACAGTTCGCAGCAGATCGAGGCAGGCATCGCCCGCCTGACGGAATTTGAAATCGCCGCGGTTGCCGCGGGGGAGATTTCAGGCCGTTTCAGCAGCGCGCCGCTGGGAGGGGCCTACGAATTCTCGGGGTTTCTCGCCAGGAAAAGCCGCAACAGCAAGAGCCTGGTTTTTCACATCATTGATTTTCGTGCCGCCTGA
- the rpsR gene encoding 30S ribosomal protein S18 — protein sequence MAFGKKFDKNKAKLKEKRKQQNPLFKRKKFCRFTAAGVEQVDYKDVDTLKDFIQENGKIMPARLTGTKAHYQRQVDTAIKRARYLALLPYTDLHHA from the coding sequence ATGGCATTCGGTAAAAAGTTCGACAAAAACAAAGCCAAGCTGAAAGAAAAGCGCAAACAGCAGAACCCGCTGTTCAAGCGTAAGAAGTTCTGCCGCTTCACCGCCGCTGGCGTTGAGCAAGTCGATTACAAAGACGTCGACACGCTGAAAGATTTCATCCAGGAAAACGGCAAGATCATGCCGGCACGCCTGACCGGCACGAAGGCGCACTACCAGCGTCAAGTGGATACCGCGATCAAGCGCGCGCGCTACCTGGCCCTGCTGCCGTACACCGATCTGCACCACGCCTAA
- the rplI gene encoding 50S ribosomal protein L9 encodes MQIILLEKVINVGNLGDVVKVKDGYARNFLIPQKLARRATTAAVAEFEAKRADLEKAAAEKLAAAQGQGEKLNGMTVTVSQKAGVDGRLFGSVTNFDIAEALTKAGFAVEKAAVRLPNGPLKTTGEHPVAVSLHTDVVVDVTVAVVGEAA; translated from the coding sequence ATGCAAATCATTCTGCTGGAAAAAGTTATCAACGTCGGCAACCTGGGCGACGTGGTGAAGGTCAAGGACGGCTACGCACGTAACTTCCTGATCCCGCAAAAGCTGGCACGCCGCGCTACCACGGCTGCCGTGGCCGAGTTCGAAGCCAAGCGCGCCGACCTGGAAAAAGCCGCCGCTGAAAAGCTGGCAGCCGCACAAGGCCAGGGCGAAAAGCTGAACGGCATGACCGTGACCGTGTCGCAAAAAGCCGGTGTCGATGGCCGCCTGTTCGGCTCCGTCACCAACTTCGACATCGCTGAAGCGCTGACCAAAGCCGGCTTCGCCGTGGAAAAAGCTGCCGTGCGCCTGCCGAACGGTCCGCTGAAGACCACCGGCGAGCACCCGGTGGCAGTTTCCCTGCACACGGACGTGGTGGTCGACGTGACCGTCGCCGTCGTGGGCGAAGCTGCTTAA
- a CDS encoding replicative DNA helicase, producing the protein MNAPSDPQVDSLRIPPHSIEAEQSVIGGLLRDNAAWDRIADFMHAEDFYRYDHRIIFEQMIRLINGGKPADVITVFEALTMLGKADEVGGLQYLNAMAQNTPSAANIRRYAEIVRDRGVLRKLITVADEISGNAFSPQGKEVKQMLDEAESKIFAIAEQGSRGSQGWTAVQPLLTQVVERIDELYSRDSGSEITGVPTGFADLDKMTSGLQPGDLVIVAGRPSMGKTAFSVNIGENVAIEAGLPVAVFSMEMGGAQLAMRMLGSVGQLDQHRLRTGKLNDEDWPRLTHAIQKMNEAQLYIDETPALNPIEMRARARRLARQCGKLGLIIVDYLQLMTGSQAGDNRAAEISEISRSLKGLAKELHCPVIALSQLNRSLEQRPNKRPVMSDLRESGAIEQDADVIIFLYRDEVYNPDSPDKGTAEIIIGKQRNGPIGAIRLTWMGMYTKFGNYTGNLSIYQGD; encoded by the coding sequence ATGAATGCCCCATCCGACCCGCAAGTCGATTCCCTCCGTATCCCGCCCCATTCCATCGAAGCCGAGCAATCGGTCATCGGTGGTTTGTTGCGCGACAACGCCGCATGGGACCGCATCGCCGACTTCATGCACGCGGAGGATTTCTATCGCTACGACCACCGCATCATCTTCGAGCAGATGATCCGCCTGATCAATGGCGGCAAGCCGGCCGACGTGATCACCGTGTTCGAAGCGCTGACGATGCTGGGCAAGGCCGACGAGGTGGGCGGCCTGCAATACCTGAACGCAATGGCGCAGAACACGCCATCGGCGGCGAACATCCGCCGCTATGCCGAGATCGTGCGCGACCGCGGCGTGCTCCGCAAGCTGATCACCGTGGCCGACGAAATCTCCGGCAACGCGTTCAGCCCGCAGGGCAAGGAAGTCAAGCAGATGCTCGACGAAGCGGAATCGAAGATCTTTGCGATCGCCGAGCAGGGTTCCAGGGGCTCGCAGGGCTGGACCGCCGTGCAGCCGCTGCTCACGCAGGTGGTCGAGCGCATCGATGAACTGTACAGCCGCGACAGCGGCAGCGAGATCACGGGCGTGCCCACCGGCTTTGCCGACCTGGACAAGATGACCTCCGGCCTGCAGCCGGGCGACCTGGTCATCGTGGCCGGCCGCCCGTCGATGGGCAAGACAGCGTTTTCCGTCAACATCGGTGAAAACGTCGCGATCGAAGCGGGCCTGCCCGTTGCCGTATTCTCGATGGAGATGGGCGGCGCGCAGCTGGCGATGCGTATGCTGGGCTCCGTTGGCCAGCTCGACCAGCATCGCCTGCGAACCGGCAAGCTGAACGACGAAGACTGGCCGCGCCTCACGCACGCGATCCAGAAAATGAACGAAGCGCAGCTGTACATCGACGAGACGCCGGCGCTGAACCCGATCGAGATGCGCGCGCGCGCGCGCCGCCTGGCGCGCCAGTGTGGCAAGCTTGGCCTGATCATCGTCGACTACCTGCAGCTGATGACGGGCTCGCAGGCCGGCGACAACCGCGCCGCCGAGATTTCCGAGATCTCGCGTTCGCTGAAAGGCCTGGCAAAGGAACTGCATTGCCCCGTGATCGCACTGTCGCAGCTGAACCGTTCGCTGGAACAGCGGCCCAACAAGCGCCCCGTCATGTCCGACCTGCGCGAATCCGGCGCTATCGAACAGGATGCGGACGTGATCATCTTCCTGTACCGCGACGAGGTCTACAACCCCGATTCGCCCGACAAGGGCACCGCCGAAATCATCATCGGCAAGCAGCGTAACGGCCCGATCGGCGCGATCCGCCTCACATGGATGGGCATGTATACCAAGTTCGGCAACTACACCGGTAACCTGTCGATCTACCAGGGTGACTGA
- a CDS encoding DUF47 domain-containing protein — protein sequence MFGRLMPTEGKFFDLFNQHAELCVKGAKEMLGLMTNFDDLENRVHAIESIEKQADKITYTTVDLLHKTFITPIDRDDIHKLITKMDDILDMMEDAAQTVSLYDLHAVTPEAKRLAELVLACCEKVKEAVALLSNMDNARDIVGICEEIDRLESDADHVMRAAMSKLFRDEPDVRNLIKMKAIYEILETVTDRCEDVANIIEGIIVENA from the coding sequence ATGTTTGGACGCCTGATGCCCACCGAGGGCAAATTCTTTGACCTGTTCAACCAGCATGCTGAACTGTGCGTCAAGGGCGCGAAAGAAATGCTGGGCCTGATGACCAATTTCGATGACCTGGAAAACCGCGTGCATGCGATCGAGAGCATCGAGAAACAGGCCGACAAGATCACCTACACCACGGTGGACCTGCTGCACAAGACGTTCATCACGCCGATCGACCGCGATGACATCCACAAGCTGATCACCAAGATGGACGACATCCTGGACATGATGGAAGACGCCGCGCAGACCGTGTCGCTGTACGACCTGCACGCCGTCACGCCGGAAGCCAAGCGCCTGGCCGAACTGGTGCTGGCATGCTGCGAGAAGGTCAAGGAAGCGGTGGCGCTGCTGTCGAACATGGACAATGCCCGCGACATCGTCGGCATCTGCGAAGAGATCGACCGCCTGGAGTCCGACGCCGACCACGTGATGCGCGCTGCCATGTCCAAGCTGTTCCGCGACGAGCCGGACGTGCGCAACCTGATCAAGATGAAGGCCATCTACGAGATCCTGGAAACCGTCACCGACCGCTGCGAAGACGTGGCCAACATCATCGAAGGCATCATCGTCGAGAACGCGTAA
- a CDS encoding inorganic phosphate transporter, with the protein MQTLEISIYALGLLIALALIFDFMNGFHDAANAIATVVSTGVLKPQTAVAMAAFFNFIAIFVVGLHVATTIGKGTIDPQVVDHHVIFGALVGAIVWNVITWYYGIPSSSSHALIGGLVGAAVAKAGTGALIASGLIKTVVFIVVAPLLGFFLGTLIMLIVSWVFVKSTPRRIDTWFRRLQLASAAAYSLGHGGNDAQKTMGIIWMLLIASGHVAADAAAPPTWVIVACYGMISFGTLFGGWRIVKTMGQKITKLKPVGGFCAETGGAITLLMASFWGVPVSTTHTITGAIVGVGSAQRLSAVRWGVAGNIVWAWVFTIPASAFVAAIGWWIGTQIM; encoded by the coding sequence ATGCAGACTCTAGAAATCAGCATCTACGCGCTGGGGCTCCTCATTGCCCTCGCGCTGATCTTCGACTTCATGAATGGCTTCCACGACGCGGCGAATGCGATCGCCACGGTCGTGTCGACCGGCGTCCTGAAACCGCAGACCGCGGTGGCCATGGCGGCGTTCTTCAACTTCATCGCGATCTTCGTCGTGGGCCTGCACGTGGCAACGACGATCGGCAAGGGCACGATCGACCCGCAGGTGGTGGATCACCATGTGATTTTCGGGGCGCTCGTGGGCGCCATCGTGTGGAACGTGATCACCTGGTATTACGGCATCCCGTCGTCGTCGTCGCACGCACTGATCGGTGGCCTGGTGGGCGCGGCCGTCGCCAAGGCCGGTACCGGCGCACTGATCGCCAGCGGCCTGATCAAGACCGTTGTGTTCATCGTCGTCGCGCCGCTGCTGGGCTTTTTCCTCGGCACGCTGATCATGCTGATCGTGTCGTGGGTGTTCGTGAAGTCGACGCCGCGCCGCATCGACACGTGGTTCCGCCGCCTGCAGCTCGCTTCCGCCGCCGCCTACAGCCTGGGCCACGGCGGCAATGACGCCCAGAAAACCATGGGCATCATCTGGATGCTGCTGATCGCCTCCGGCCACGTGGCTGCCGATGCGGCAGCGCCGCCCACCTGGGTCATCGTTGCCTGCTACGGCATGATCTCGTTCGGCACGCTGTTCGGTGGCTGGCGCATCGTCAAGACGATGGGCCAGAAGATCACCAAGCTCAAACCGGTCGGCGGCTTCTGCGCCGAAACGGGCGGCGCGATCACCCTGCTGATGGCATCGTTCTGGGGCGTGCCCGTCTCGACCACGCACACGATCACCGGCGCCATCGTCGGTGTCGGTTCCGCGCAGCGCCTGTCGGCCGTGCGCTGGGGCGTGGCCGGCAACATCGTGTGGGCATGGGTCTTCACGATCCCGGCGTCGGCCTTCGTGGCCGCCATCGGCTGGTGGATCGGCACGCAGATCATGTAA
- a CDS encoding bile acid:sodium symporter family protein, whose translation MPSVLASLSRLAFLSRFKPDNFTLVLLATVGVATLLPCTGQVAVVLGDFTTFIIGLLFFLHGAKLSRQAVIAGITHWRLHLLVLCSTFVLFPILGLAFKPLALQLLTPDLYVGLLFLCMLPSTVQSSIALTAMGRGNVPAAVCSASASNFLGIFITPLLVSAFVVQGHVERSTGDAVLAIVLQLLVPFLAGQLLRPVIGTWIDRHKPALKYVDQGSILLVIYTAFSAAVVEGLWHKLSPTVLVTLGVICCVLLAVVLAVTMYASRKLGFSREDEVTIVFCGSKKSLASGVPMAKVLFATSSLGMVILPIMLFHQIQLMVCSVMAQRFAQRRPD comes from the coding sequence ATGCCTTCCGTTCTCGCTTCCCTTTCCCGCCTTGCTTTCCTCTCCCGCTTCAAGCCTGACAATTTCACGCTGGTCCTGCTGGCAACCGTCGGCGTTGCCACCCTGCTGCCATGCACCGGCCAGGTGGCCGTGGTGCTCGGCGACTTCACCACGTTCATCATCGGCCTGCTGTTCTTCCTGCATGGCGCCAAGCTGTCGCGGCAGGCGGTCATCGCCGGTATCACGCACTGGCGCCTGCACCTGCTGGTGCTGTGCTCGACCTTCGTGCTGTTCCCCATCCTCGGCCTGGCGTTCAAGCCGTTGGCCCTGCAGCTGCTGACGCCGGACCTGTACGTGGGCCTGCTCTTCCTGTGCATGCTGCCATCGACCGTGCAGTCGTCGATCGCGCTGACCGCGATGGGGCGGGGCAATGTGCCCGCCGCCGTCTGCAGCGCCTCGGCGTCGAACTTCCTCGGCATCTTCATCACGCCGCTGCTGGTGTCCGCCTTCGTCGTGCAGGGGCATGTGGAACGCTCGACGGGCGACGCGGTGCTGGCCATCGTGCTCCAGCTGCTGGTGCCCTTCCTGGCCGGCCAGCTGCTGCGCCCGGTGATCGGCACGTGGATCGACCGCCACAAGCCCGCGCTGAAGTACGTCGACCAGGGGTCGATCCTGCTGGTGATCTACACGGCGTTCTCGGCGGCCGTCGTCGAAGGGTTGTGGCACAAGCTGTCGCCTACCGTGCTCGTCACGCTGGGCGTCATCTGCTGCGTGCTGCTGGCGGTCGTGCTGGCCGTGACGATGTACGCCAGCCGCAAGCTGGGTTTTTCTCGCGAAGATGAAGTGACCATCGTGTTCTGCGGTTCGAAGAAAAGCCTCGCCTCCGGCGTGCCCATGGCAAAGGTTCTGTTCGCCACGTCGTCGCTGGGCATGGTCATCCTGCCGATCATGCTGTTCCACCAGATCCAGCTGATGGTCTGTTCCGTCATGGCGCAGCGCTTTGCACAGCGCCGACCGGACTGA
- a CDS encoding helix-turn-helix domain-containing protein → MGNHEQFESKLVARLAGLREVRGWSLEELARRTGISRATLSRIERGESSPTASLLGKLCAAYGLPMSRLVAAVEEQGAQLVRHADQAVWSDPGSGFTRRMVSPPTHGLRGELIEGRLPAGALIDYERPPQPGLEQHLWMLNGLLDYTLDGVTYRLYPGDCLRFRLYGATRFSCPGTTGAHYLIAICEP, encoded by the coding sequence ATGGGAAATCACGAGCAATTCGAATCGAAGCTGGTCGCCCGGCTGGCCGGCCTGCGCGAAGTGCGCGGCTGGTCGCTGGAGGAACTGGCACGGCGCACCGGCATCAGTCGCGCCACGCTGTCGCGCATCGAGCGCGGCGAAAGCAGCCCGACCGCCTCGCTGCTGGGCAAGCTATGCGCGGCCTACGGCCTGCCGATGTCGCGCCTGGTCGCCGCGGTCGAGGAGCAGGGGGCGCAACTGGTCAGGCACGCCGACCAGGCCGTCTGGAGCGACCCGGGCAGCGGCTTTACCCGGCGCATGGTGTCGCCGCCGACGCATGGCCTGCGCGGCGAGCTGATCGAAGGCCGGCTGCCGGCCGGCGCGCTGATCGACTATGAACGGCCACCCCAGCCGGGCCTGGAGCAGCACCTCTGGATGCTGAACGGCCTGCTCGACTACACGCTCGATGGCGTCACGTACCGCTTGTATCCGGGCGACTGCCTGCGCTTCCGGCTGTACGGCGCCACACGCTTTTCCTGCCCCGGCACCACGGGGGCCCACTACCTCATCGCCATCTGCGAACCATGA